The Hahella sp. HNIBRBA332 genome window below encodes:
- a CDS encoding ParA family protein, translating to MARILAVTNQKGGVGKTTTCVNLAASLAATRRKVLLVDIDPQGNATMGSGIDKNTIEHTVYDVLTKKADAAQVVKTSEAAGYDVMPANGDVTAAEVELMNEIGREYRLRNAIKEVAANYDYVLLDCPPALNLLTVNALVAANGVLIPMQCEYYALEGLAALMNTIEQIRETVNPSLEIEGLLRTMYDPRNSLTLDVSRQITDYFGDKVYRSIIPRNVRLAEAPSYGVPALKYDKSSRGAIAYLALAGEIIRKDRKAAKEAVPA from the coding sequence ATGGCGCGAATATTGGCTGTAACCAACCAAAAAGGCGGTGTCGGCAAAACCACGACCTGCGTCAATCTGGCAGCCTCTCTAGCCGCTACCCGGCGCAAAGTGTTGCTGGTGGATATTGATCCACAGGGCAACGCGACTATGGGAAGCGGTATCGATAAAAACACGATAGAACATACTGTTTACGATGTCCTCACTAAAAAGGCGGACGCTGCCCAGGTTGTGAAGACGTCTGAAGCGGCGGGATACGATGTAATGCCCGCCAATGGCGATGTCACAGCGGCTGAAGTCGAGTTGATGAATGAGATTGGTCGAGAGTACCGTCTGCGCAACGCGATTAAAGAAGTAGCCGCAAACTATGACTATGTGCTGCTTGACTGTCCCCCGGCGTTGAACTTATTGACTGTGAACGCGTTGGTGGCGGCCAATGGCGTCTTGATCCCCATGCAGTGTGAGTACTATGCGCTTGAGGGATTGGCGGCGCTGATGAACACCATTGAACAAATCCGCGAAACGGTCAATCCGAGTCTGGAAATAGAAGGTCTGCTGCGCACCATGTACGATCCCCGCAACAGTCTGACATTGGACGTATCGCGCCAAATTACGGATTACTTTGGCGATAAAGTTTATCGCTCAATTATTCCGCGTAACGTAAGGCTGGCGGAAGCGCCCTCCTATGGCGTGCCAGCGCTTAAATACGATAAAAGCTCAAGAGGCGCCATTGCTTACCTGGCATTGGCGGGAGAAATTATTCGCAAAGACAGGAAGGCGGCGAAAGAAGCCGTTCCAGCCTGA
- the glmU gene encoding bifunctional UDP-N-acetylglucosamine diphosphorylase/glucosamine-1-phosphate N-acetyltransferase GlmU, with product MSLHIIILAAGQGTRMKSELPKVMHCVAGKPLVQHVIDTARRLEPENITVVYGHKGDVVQAGVSGPGLLWAHQAEQLGTGHAVAQGLQNLSDDGQALILYGDVPLTSAATLKNFLAVSHGKLGVLTVTLDNPAGYGRIVRNEAGSVVAIVEQKDATEEQKAINEINTGIMAVPASRLKEWLPKLSNSNAQGEYYLTDIVALAVESGVDIVTAQPGFLHEVEGVNNRIQLAALERAYQQQVAEELMLAGATLRDPARVDVRGVLNVGRDVEIDVNAVFEGDVTLGDRVKIGPNCVIRNAVIANDVTIEASSIIEDARIDAFATVGPFARLRPGSHLFEKAKVGNFVEIKKADIGPGSKVNHLSYVGDATVGSNVNIGAGTITCNYDGANKFKTLIEDDVFVGSNTALVAPVTLGKGATIGAGSTVTKDVSDKQLAVARAQQRNIDGWTRPVKK from the coding sequence ATGAGTCTGCACATCATCATTCTCGCAGCCGGCCAAGGTACGCGAATGAAATCCGAGTTGCCGAAAGTGATGCATTGCGTCGCTGGCAAGCCCCTGGTTCAGCACGTCATCGACACTGCTCGTCGCTTGGAGCCGGAAAACATTACTGTCGTATATGGCCACAAAGGCGATGTGGTTCAGGCCGGAGTGTCTGGACCCGGTCTGTTATGGGCGCACCAGGCGGAGCAGCTAGGCACGGGACATGCGGTAGCTCAGGGATTGCAGAACTTGTCTGATGATGGTCAGGCGTTGATTCTATATGGCGATGTGCCGCTCACTTCCGCCGCTACATTGAAAAACTTTCTCGCCGTCAGCCACGGTAAATTGGGCGTTTTGACCGTGACACTGGACAACCCCGCTGGTTATGGCCGTATCGTCCGCAATGAGGCTGGGTCGGTGGTCGCCATTGTTGAGCAGAAAGATGCGACTGAAGAGCAGAAGGCAATCAATGAAATTAACACTGGCATCATGGCTGTGCCGGCCAGTCGATTGAAAGAGTGGTTACCCAAGCTTTCCAATAGTAACGCTCAAGGTGAATATTATCTGACGGACATCGTCGCGCTAGCGGTTGAAAGCGGCGTAGACATCGTCACTGCGCAGCCAGGCTTCCTCCATGAAGTTGAAGGCGTTAATAACAGGATTCAGTTGGCCGCACTGGAGCGAGCATACCAACAACAGGTAGCCGAAGAGTTGATGCTGGCCGGTGCGACCTTGCGCGATCCCGCCCGTGTTGACGTGCGCGGCGTGCTTAATGTCGGCCGTGACGTGGAAATTGACGTGAATGCCGTCTTCGAAGGCGACGTCACTCTGGGAGACAGGGTTAAAATCGGTCCGAATTGCGTGATACGAAATGCGGTCATCGCTAATGACGTAACGATTGAAGCTAGCAGTATTATAGAAGACGCTCGTATTGACGCTTTCGCCACGGTTGGACCGTTTGCGCGACTGCGCCCAGGCTCTCATTTGTTTGAGAAGGCCAAAGTCGGCAACTTTGTAGAGATCAAGAAAGCGGATATCGGTCCTGGCAGCAAGGTGAATCACCTCAGCTATGTCGGCGATGCTACGGTAGGCTCCAACGTCAACATTGGCGCTGGAACCATCACCTGTAACTATGACGGCGCCAATAAGTTTAAGACGCTTATAGAGGACGATGTTTTCGTTGGCTCCAATACCGCTCTGGTTGCGCCAGTGACATTGGGTAAAGGGGCGACGATTGGAGCTGGTTCTACCGTCACCAAGGATGTATCCGACAAGCAGCTCGCCGTCGCCCGCGCGCAGCAGCGCAATATCGATGGCTGGACGCGGCCGGTGAAGAAGTAG
- a CDS encoding F0F1 ATP synthase subunit B, with translation MNINLTMIGQAIAFFIFVVFCMKYVWPPVIQALREREKKIADGLQAAEHAQKDLELAQEKVAKQLREAKQQAAEIIEQANKRANQMLEEAKDQARTEGERLITAAKAEIDQEKNRAKESLRAEVAALALAGAEKILETSVDAGAHSNMLDKLAAEL, from the coding sequence GTGAACATCAACCTGACAATGATAGGGCAGGCGATTGCTTTCTTTATCTTTGTCGTATTCTGCATGAAGTATGTATGGCCGCCGGTCATACAGGCTCTGCGGGAACGCGAGAAAAAGATTGCCGATGGTTTGCAGGCTGCTGAGCACGCGCAAAAGGATCTTGAGCTAGCCCAAGAAAAAGTTGCCAAGCAGTTGCGTGAAGCCAAACAGCAAGCGGCTGAAATTATTGAACAAGCCAACAAGCGCGCCAATCAAATGCTGGAAGAAGCAAAAGATCAGGCGCGTACTGAAGGCGAACGTTTGATCACCGCAGCCAAAGCTGAAATCGACCAGGAAAAGAACCGTGCTAAGGAATCGCTGCGTGCTGAAGTCGCTGCGCTGGCGTTGGCGGGTGCTGAGAAGATCCTGGAAACCTCTGTGGACGCAGGTGCGCACAGCAACATGCTAGATAAACTAGCTGCGGAACTTTAA
- a CDS encoding F0F1 ATP synthase subunit epsilon, which produces MGISVHCDIVSAEQEIFSGLVEMVIAAGSEGDLGITPGHTPLLTALNPGPVRIIKQGGEEEVFFVTGGFLEVQPNMVTILSDSAQRAGDMDEAAALEAKKEAEKALANRGGDFEYSRAASQLAEAAARLRTIQQMRNKLKR; this is translated from the coding sequence ATGGGTATAAGTGTGCATTGCGATATCGTTAGTGCGGAACAGGAGATCTTTTCTGGCTTGGTGGAGATGGTTATCGCCGCCGGCAGTGAAGGCGACCTGGGCATCACGCCGGGTCACACCCCCCTGCTAACTGCGCTAAACCCCGGTCCGGTTAGGATCATCAAGCAAGGCGGTGAAGAGGAAGTATTTTTCGTTACTGGCGGATTCCTCGAAGTACAGCCGAACATGGTGACCATCCTATCGGATAGCGCGCAACGTGCGGGCGATATGGACGAAGCCGCTGCTCTGGAAGCGAAGAAAGAAGCTGAGAAGGCCCTGGCCAATCGCGGCGGAGACTTCGAATACTCCAGAGCCGCATCGCAGCTGGCCGAAGCCGCTGCAAGGCTCCGCACCATTCAGCAAATGCGTAATAAGTTGAAGCGCTAA
- the atpE gene encoding F0F1 ATP synthase subunit C, with amino-acid sequence METVVGMTAIAVALLIGMGALGTAIGFGLLGGKFLEGAARQPEMVPMLQVKMFIVAGLLDAVTMIGVGIALFFTFANPFIALVQ; translated from the coding sequence ATGGAAACTGTAGTTGGTATGACCGCGATTGCTGTAGCTCTTTTGATCGGCATGGGCGCGTTAGGTACTGCGATTGGTTTCGGATTGCTGGGCGGTAAATTTTTGGAAGGCGCTGCGCGTCAACCTGAAATGGTGCCCATGCTGCAGGTTAAAATGTTCATCGTGGCCGGTCTGCTTGACGCCGTAACCATGATCGGCGTTGGTATCGCTCTGTTCTTCACTTTCGCTAACCCGTTCATTGCTTTGGTTCAGTAA
- a CDS encoding F0F1 ATP synthase subunit I has protein sequence MNSAARSLIKRPPVFRIVGLQLIATVLISLIAWRWSSVHAYSALVGGLICAVPNMYFAHRAFLYQGAQAARQIVQSIYKAEAVKLGLTAIFFGLAFKFIQPLEPASLFLAFLGVQSVHWFAPLIVGRRQRK, from the coding sequence TTGAATAGTGCAGCTCGCTCGCTTATTAAGCGGCCGCCGGTCTTTAGGATTGTGGGATTACAATTAATAGCCACGGTCCTCATATCTTTAATCGCGTGGAGATGGAGCAGCGTGCATGCGTACTCGGCTTTGGTCGGGGGACTGATTTGCGCTGTCCCAAACATGTATTTCGCCCACCGCGCCTTTCTCTATCAAGGGGCTCAAGCAGCCAGGCAAATCGTACAATCTATTTATAAAGCAGAGGCGGTTAAGCTCGGATTAACGGCCATTTTTTTTGGCCTGGCTTTTAAGTTTATCCAGCCTTTGGAGCCGGCAAGTTTATTTCTGGCTTTTCTAGGTGTGCAGTCAGTGCATTGGTTCGCGCCGCTGATTGTCGGAAGGCGGCAGCGTAAATAA
- the atpD gene encoding F0F1 ATP synthase subunit beta gives MSSGQIVQIIGAVIDVEFPRDTVPKVYDALKVEGGATTLEVQQQLGDGIVRTIAMGSTEGLRRGLQVENTNAPISVPVGTQTLGRIMDVLGNPIDEKGPIGEEERMPIHRTAPGYADQSSSRDLLETGIKVIDLVCPFAKGGKVGLFGGAGVGKTVNMMELINNIAKEHSGLSVFAGVGERTREGNDFYYEMEESKVLDKVAMVYGQMNEPPGNRLRVALTGLTMAEKFRDEGRDVLLFVDNIYRYTLAGTEVSALLGRMPSAVGYQPTLAEEMGVLQERITSTKVGSITSVQAVYVPADDLTDPSPATTFSHLDATVVLSRDIAAKGIYPAIDPLDSTSRQLDPLVIGQEHYDVARGVQTVLQRYKELKDIIAILGMDELSEEDKQIVSRARKIERFLSQPFHVAEVFTGSPGKYVSLKDTIRGFKGILDGEFDHLPEQAFYMVGGIDEAVEKAKKTK, from the coding sequence ATGAGTAGCGGACAAATAGTGCAGATTATCGGGGCGGTTATCGACGTCGAATTTCCGCGCGATACAGTGCCCAAAGTCTATGATGCTTTAAAAGTTGAAGGCGGAGCCACAACACTGGAAGTTCAGCAGCAGCTGGGTGACGGTATCGTGCGCACCATCGCCATGGGAAGCACCGAGGGTCTACGCCGCGGTCTTCAAGTGGAAAACACCAACGCTCCTATCTCAGTACCAGTCGGAACCCAGACTCTGGGCCGTATCATGGATGTACTGGGTAACCCGATTGACGAAAAAGGTCCTATCGGTGAAGAAGAGCGTATGCCCATTCACCGTACTGCTCCTGGTTATGCGGATCAGTCTTCCTCTCGCGACCTGTTGGAAACCGGCATCAAGGTTATCGACTTGGTATGTCCTTTCGCGAAGGGCGGTAAAGTCGGCCTGTTCGGCGGCGCGGGCGTAGGTAAGACCGTAAACATGATGGAGCTGATCAACAACATCGCGAAAGAGCACTCTGGTCTTTCTGTATTCGCAGGTGTTGGTGAGCGGACTCGTGAAGGTAACGACTTCTACTACGAGATGGAAGAGTCCAAAGTACTGGACAAAGTAGCAATGGTTTACGGGCAGATGAATGAGCCGCCAGGAAACCGTCTGCGTGTTGCTTTGACTGGTCTGACCATGGCGGAGAAGTTCCGTGACGAAGGTCGTGACGTTCTGTTGTTCGTTGACAACATTTATCGTTACACCCTGGCGGGAACAGAAGTATCGGCTCTGCTGGGTCGTATGCCTTCCGCGGTAGGTTATCAGCCGACTCTGGCTGAGGAAATGGGCGTTCTGCAGGAGCGTATCACTTCCACTAAAGTTGGCTCCATTACGTCCGTTCAGGCCGTATACGTACCTGCGGATGACTTGACTGACCCCTCTCCAGCAACCACGTTCTCCCACTTGGATGCGACAGTTGTATTGAGCCGGGATATCGCCGCAAAAGGTATCTACCCTGCGATTGACCCGCTGGACTCCACCAGTCGTCAGCTGGACCCGCTGGTTATCGGTCAGGAGCATTACGACGTGGCGCGCGGCGTACAGACCGTACTGCAGCGTTACAAAGAGCTGAAAGACATTATTGCGATTCTGGGTATGGACGAGCTGTCTGAAGAAGACAAGCAGATTGTATCCCGTGCGCGTAAAATCGAGCGTTTCTTGTCTCAGCCTTTCCACGTTGCGGAAGTATTTACCGGCTCTCCGGGCAAATACGTGTCTCTGAAAGACACTATCCGCGGCTTTAAGGGTATTCTTGATGGCGAATTCGACCACCTTCCAGAACAGGCGTTCTACATGGTAGGCGGTATCGATGAGGCAGTTGAGAAAGCCAAGAAGACTAAATAA
- the rsmG gene encoding 16S rRNA (guanine(527)-N(7))-methyltransferase RsmG, whose amino-acid sequence MALVLNQTEQLASGLKAMGVSLTEAQQGKILRYLELLHKWNKAYNLTAVRDPALHVSRHILDSLAALPYLKGVQFLDVGAGAGLPGIPLSIALPDSHWTLLDSNGKKTRFMDQCRMDMELVNLRVEHTRIEAFTPDAKFDGIISRAFATIGDMIAGCRELILPETRIYALKGLYPHDEIEAIPADFEVVEWHKLEVPGCDGERHLLIIARSGNTGGS is encoded by the coding sequence ATGGCGTTGGTTTTGAATCAAACGGAGCAGCTGGCGTCTGGCTTAAAGGCGATGGGAGTGAGTTTGACGGAGGCGCAGCAAGGTAAAATTCTGCGTTATCTGGAACTGCTGCATAAGTGGAACAAGGCGTACAACCTCACGGCTGTGCGGGATCCTGCATTGCATGTCAGCCGTCATATACTTGATTCTCTGGCGGCGCTTCCTTATTTAAAAGGCGTCCAGTTTCTGGATGTGGGCGCTGGCGCAGGGTTGCCGGGAATTCCTCTTTCCATTGCATTGCCGGATTCTCACTGGACATTGTTGGATAGCAATGGCAAAAAAACCCGGTTCATGGATCAATGCCGGATGGATATGGAGTTGGTGAATCTTCGGGTTGAGCACACCCGTATTGAAGCATTCACTCCTGACGCCAAATTTGACGGAATAATATCCAGAGCTTTCGCGACAATTGGCGATATGATTGCTGGATGTCGCGAACTAATTCTTCCCGAGACGCGCATTTATGCGTTGAAAGGCCTTTACCCTCATGACGAAATTGAAGCCATACCGGCGGACTTTGAAGTTGTGGAATGGCATAAGCTGGAGGTTCCCGGTTGTGATGGGGAACGTCATTTGCTTATTATTGCGCGTAGTGGAAATACCGGAGGCTCATAA
- a CDS encoding ParB/RepB/Spo0J family partition protein — translation MKKRGLGDRGLNALLAGSRTRTNEEEENVKQDGVLKMLPVELIQRGQYQPRRDMDPESLEELAQSIRQQGVMQPIVVREIAQNRYEIIAGERRWRATQIAGKDKIPVIIRDVPDEAAIAMALIENIQRENLNPIEEAMALQRLQDEFGLNQSQVAEAVGKSRPAIANLLRLLALHVDVKTMLERGDMEMGHARALLPLDEPTQLAAANAIVEKGLSVRQTEALVRKLLQEKENPKEKIKKALDADVRKLQESLAEKLGSPVTIDYNSKGKGKLVIKYSSLDELDGILAHIQ, via the coding sequence ATGAAAAAACGAGGTCTAGGCGATCGCGGACTGAACGCACTGTTGGCTGGGTCGCGCACACGCACTAATGAGGAAGAGGAAAACGTCAAACAAGATGGCGTTTTAAAAATGCTTCCAGTCGAGCTGATCCAGCGTGGGCAATATCAACCTCGTCGGGACATGGACCCCGAGTCGCTGGAGGAACTGGCGCAATCTATCCGTCAACAAGGCGTCATGCAGCCTATCGTCGTTCGTGAAATTGCACAGAACCGCTATGAAATTATCGCCGGCGAGCGCCGTTGGCGCGCCACTCAGATCGCTGGAAAAGACAAGATTCCCGTTATAATCCGCGATGTTCCCGATGAAGCTGCGATTGCAATGGCGCTGATTGAGAACATTCAAAGGGAAAACCTTAACCCCATAGAAGAAGCCATGGCGTTACAGCGCCTGCAGGATGAGTTTGGCCTGAATCAATCCCAGGTGGCGGAAGCTGTTGGCAAGTCCCGCCCTGCGATAGCAAATCTGTTACGCCTTCTTGCTCTTCATGTCGACGTCAAAACCATGTTAGAGCGCGGCGATATGGAAATGGGGCACGCCAGAGCACTGTTGCCCTTGGATGAACCGACGCAGCTGGCTGCTGCGAACGCTATTGTCGAGAAAGGTCTGTCAGTCAGACAAACAGAAGCGCTGGTGAGAAAGCTATTGCAGGAAAAGGAAAATCCGAAAGAAAAAATAAAGAAAGCTCTGGATGCGGATGTCCGCAAACTACAGGAAAGTCTGGCGGAAAAGCTGGGTTCACCGGTCACTATCGACTACAACAGCAAAGGCAAGGGCAAGCTAGTCATTAAATACAGCTCGTTGGACGAGCTGGACGGTATTCTTGCTCATATTCAATAA
- the atpG gene encoding F0F1 ATP synthase subunit gamma has translation MAVGKEIKTQIASIKSTQKITSAMQLVAASKMRKAQQRMAAGRPYADRIRSVISHIATANPEYRHLYLQEREAKRIGYIVVSTDRGLCGGLNVNAFREMMRSMKEWRDKGAEVDLCAVGQKAISFFRNYGGNVVAALSHLGDEPSLTKIVGSVKVMLDAYAEGKIDRLYLVHNRFVNTMTQKPTVAQLLPLPPAEDDEMIRRHWDYIYEPDAKGLLDGLLTRFIESQVYQAVVENNACEQAARMIAMKSATDNAGGIINELELAYNKARQAAITQEISEIVSGAAAV, from the coding sequence ATGGCCGTCGGAAAAGAGATTAAAACCCAAATCGCAAGTATCAAGAGCACGCAGAAAATTACCAGCGCGATGCAGCTCGTCGCCGCTAGTAAGATGCGTAAGGCTCAACAGCGAATGGCGGCGGGTCGGCCTTATGCTGATCGCATACGCAGCGTCATAAGCCATATCGCTACTGCGAATCCAGAATATCGACATCTGTATCTGCAAGAACGCGAAGCTAAAAGAATCGGCTATATCGTGGTCTCAACTGACCGCGGACTCTGTGGCGGTTTGAACGTTAACGCTTTCCGCGAAATGATGCGCTCCATGAAAGAATGGCGCGATAAAGGCGCGGAAGTCGATTTGTGCGCAGTGGGGCAAAAAGCAATCAGCTTTTTCCGCAACTACGGCGGTAACGTTGTCGCTGCATTGAGCCACTTGGGGGATGAACCATCCCTTACCAAGATCGTGGGCTCCGTAAAGGTCATGCTGGACGCATATGCTGAAGGCAAGATCGACCGTTTGTACCTGGTCCATAACCGCTTCGTAAACACCATGACGCAGAAGCCTACCGTGGCGCAGCTGTTGCCTCTTCCCCCTGCGGAAGATGATGAAATGATACGTCGCCATTGGGATTACATTTACGAGCCTGACGCTAAAGGCTTGTTGGACGGGTTGCTAACCCGTTTCATTGAGTCTCAGGTATACCAAGCTGTTGTGGAGAATAACGCCTGTGAGCAGGCCGCGCGGATGATCGCAATGAAGAGCGCGACCGACAACGCTGGCGGAATCATCAACGAGCTGGAGTTGGCGTACAACAAAGCTCGTCAGGCGGCGATCACTCAAGAGATCTCTGAGATTGTGAGTGGCGCAGCGGCGGTATAG
- the atpA gene encoding F0F1 ATP synthase subunit alpha, producing MQQLNPSEISEIIKKRIEKLDISSEAKTEGTIVSVSDGIVLIHGLADVMYGEMIEFEGGVYGLALNLERDSVGAVVLGDYKDLAEGQKVRVTGRILEVPVGEQLLGRVVDGLGNPIDGKGALETTLTEPVEKVAPGVIARKSVGQPMQTGYKSVDTMVPIGRGQRELVIGDRQTGKTALAIDAIINQKGTGIKCIYVAIGQKQSSIANVVRKLEEHGAMDHTIVVAAGAADPASMQFLAPYSGCTMGEYFRDRGEDALIIYDDLTKQAWAYRQISLLLRRPPGREAYPGDVFYLHSRLLERASRVNEEYVEKYTNGEVKGKTGSLTALPIIETQAGDVSAFVPTNVISITDGQIFLETSLFNAGIRPAMNAGISVSRVGGAAQTKIMKKLGGGIRLALAQYRELAAFAQFASDLDEATRKQLEHGQRVTELMKQKQFAPMTVAEMGLVLFAANEGFLDDVDAKKVVPFEAALLSYAKSEFGDLLAKINEAGDYNDEIAAGLKSCIEKFKSTQTW from the coding sequence ATGCAGCAACTGAATCCATCTGAGATCAGTGAAATCATCAAGAAGCGCATTGAGAAGCTGGATATTTCTTCTGAAGCGAAAACAGAAGGCACTATCGTAAGCGTTTCTGATGGTATCGTACTGATCCATGGTCTTGCCGACGTAATGTACGGTGAGATGATTGAATTTGAAGGCGGCGTATACGGTCTGGCTCTTAACTTAGAGCGCGATTCCGTGGGCGCCGTTGTATTGGGCGACTACAAAGATTTAGCGGAAGGTCAAAAGGTAAGAGTAACCGGCCGTATCTTGGAAGTACCCGTAGGCGAACAACTGCTTGGTCGCGTCGTTGACGGACTGGGTAATCCGATTGACGGTAAAGGCGCTCTGGAAACGACTCTGACTGAGCCAGTCGAAAAAGTCGCTCCAGGCGTTATCGCCCGTAAATCCGTTGGTCAGCCGATGCAGACCGGTTATAAGTCCGTGGACACCATGGTGCCTATCGGTCGTGGTCAGCGTGAGTTGGTTATCGGTGACCGTCAGACAGGTAAGACTGCTCTGGCGATCGATGCGATCATCAACCAGAAAGGCACTGGCATTAAGTGTATCTATGTAGCGATCGGTCAGAAGCAATCTTCTATCGCTAACGTAGTGCGCAAGCTGGAAGAGCACGGCGCAATGGATCACACCATCGTTGTAGCCGCCGGCGCTGCGGATCCTGCTTCCATGCAGTTCCTGGCGCCATACTCCGGCTGCACCATGGGTGAATACTTCCGCGATCGCGGCGAAGACGCACTGATCATTTATGACGACTTGACCAAGCAAGCCTGGGCGTATCGTCAGATCTCCCTGTTGCTGCGTCGTCCGCCCGGACGTGAAGCATACCCCGGTGACGTATTCTACCTGCACTCCCGTTTGTTGGAGCGTGCGTCCCGCGTTAACGAGGAATACGTTGAAAAGTACACCAACGGCGAAGTGAAAGGCAAAACCGGTTCTTTGACCGCTCTGCCTATCATCGAAACTCAAGCCGGTGACGTATCTGCGTTCGTTCCTACTAACGTAATTTCTATTACTGACGGCCAGATCTTCCTTGAGACAAGCCTGTTCAATGCGGGTATCCGTCCTGCGATGAACGCCGGTATCTCTGTATCCCGGGTAGGTGGCGCCGCACAGACCAAGATCATGAAAAAGCTGGGTGGCGGTATCCGTCTGGCTCTGGCTCAGTATCGTGAACTGGCTGCGTTCGCACAGTTCGCTTCCGACCTTGACGAAGCGACTCGTAAGCAGCTGGAGCACGGTCAGCGTGTTACCGAACTGATGAAGCAAAAGCAGTTCGCTCCGATGACCGTTGCAGAAATGGGCTTGGTTCTGTTCGCTGCAAACGAAGGTTTCCTGGACGATGTCGACGCCAAGAAAGTAGTTCCCTTCGAAGCGGCTCTGCTTTCTTACGCCAAGAGCGAATTCGGCGATCTTCTGGCGAAGATCAACGAAGCAGGCGATTACAACGACGAAATCGCCGCCGGCCTGAAATCTTGTATCGAGAAGTTCAAATCCACTCAAACCTGGTAA
- the atpB gene encoding F0F1 ATP synthase subunit A, whose translation MAGENPTASEYIQHHLQNLTFGNHPEHGWSFAHTAQEAKEMGFWAVHVDSLGWSIALGALFVWLFRKAAVKATSGVPSGLQNFVEIMVDFVDKSVKETFHGKNAVIAPLALTIFCWIFLMNLMDLVPVDFLPRLFQVITGNDHAYFKVVPTTDVNVTLGMSLSVFFLIIYYSIKVKGVGGFLGELTLQPFGKWMLPFNLLLEGVGLIAKPISLALRLFGNLYAGELLFILIALMPLWAQWVLSVPWAIFHILVIVLQAFIFMMLTIVYLSMAHEDH comes from the coding sequence ATGGCAGGCGAAAATCCTACAGCGTCGGAGTACATTCAGCACCATCTTCAAAACCTGACCTTTGGTAACCACCCAGAGCATGGCTGGAGTTTTGCGCACACTGCGCAGGAAGCCAAAGAAATGGGGTTCTGGGCCGTCCATGTTGACAGTCTGGGTTGGTCTATCGCCTTGGGCGCTTTATTTGTCTGGTTATTCCGCAAAGCCGCGGTGAAAGCAACCAGTGGCGTGCCGAGCGGACTGCAGAACTTTGTTGAAATTATGGTCGACTTTGTCGACAAGAGCGTAAAGGAAACCTTCCACGGCAAAAACGCTGTCATCGCTCCTTTAGCGTTGACTATTTTCTGCTGGATCTTCCTGATGAACCTGATGGACTTGGTTCCTGTAGACTTTCTGCCAAGACTGTTCCAAGTCATAACCGGCAATGATCATGCTTACTTTAAAGTCGTTCCCACCACTGACGTCAATGTGACTTTGGGAATGTCGTTGTCCGTTTTCTTCCTGATCATTTATTACAGTATAAAAGTCAAAGGCGTGGGCGGCTTCCTAGGCGAACTGACCCTGCAGCCATTCGGTAAGTGGATGCTGCCATTCAACCTGCTCCTGGAAGGCGTGGGCTTGATCGCCAAACCTATTTCTCTTGCGCTGCGTCTATTCGGTAACCTGTACGCAGGCGAGCTGCTCTTCATCCTGATAGCGTTGATGCCATTGTGGGCGCAATGGGTGCTGTCGGTGCCCTGGGCGATTTTCCACATTTTGGTTATTGTGCTGCAGGCGTTCATATTCATGATGCTGACCATCGTGTATCTGAGCATGGCGCATGAAGATCATTAA
- a CDS encoding F0F1 ATP synthase subunit delta, translated as MAESTTLARPYAKAAFELARDAGQLSEWSALLALTAAVAEDSNMHKVLKHPALTSAQKGQTFLDVCEGKLNEAGANFVRVLAENNRLVLLPEIAALFEQLKAQQEATIEVTIESAFEMNGEQENKLAQALQKKLSRNVNLRSQLNKELIGGIVVRAGDLVIDASVRGRLAKLAEAVNS; from the coding sequence ATGGCGGAAAGCACTACACTCGCCCGGCCATATGCGAAAGCGGCCTTTGAATTAGCTCGGGACGCGGGTCAATTGTCGGAATGGTCAGCGTTATTAGCGCTGACCGCCGCTGTTGCTGAAGACAGCAATATGCACAAGGTGTTAAAACACCCAGCATTGACCAGCGCTCAGAAAGGCCAGACGTTCCTTGACGTTTGCGAAGGCAAACTCAATGAAGCGGGAGCTAACTTTGTTAGAGTTCTCGCTGAAAACAATCGTCTGGTCCTGCTGCCGGAAATCGCGGCACTGTTCGAGCAGTTAAAGGCGCAGCAAGAAGCCACAATCGAAGTCACTATTGAGAGCGCATTCGAAATGAATGGCGAGCAGGAAAACAAGCTTGCTCAGGCTCTGCAAAAGAAACTATCTCGCAACGTCAATTTGCGCTCCCAGCTTAATAAAGAGCTGATCGGGGGCATCGTCGTGCGCGCGGGTGACTTGGTGATTGACGCGTCCGTACGCGGTCGCTTGGCTAAGCTGGCCGAGGCAGTGAATTCCTGA